From the Lolium rigidum isolate FL_2022 chromosome 2, APGP_CSIRO_Lrig_0.1, whole genome shotgun sequence genome, one window contains:
- the LOC124692013 gene encoding zinc finger protein 511-like — MQQNPTEAIEMCAPGESGGAEAEVPKAVPWLGFWQASRRRLPPDDPFFSAGDMERELLAKHVALDLSDDDRYQLERMDVATVSTVCCPIAGCGVHLDCLEDFEDHYSTRHTASCSVCSRVYPTSRLLSIHISEAHDSFFQAKVARGFLMYECLVEGCGVKLKNYKSRQQHLVDKHQFPKSFEFFKRAQPSQRHRQKYHRRQTVHKEEEARDSLMDVDGNSPRQMKWKHRPKQHNHKEPKEHELQKEAEENKMEVEQKIDELTSAVSKLSTADSTPSSITFGHRRSRGLTFVPRSIRQNKQVSNPEAK, encoded by the exons ATGCAGCAGAATCCAACTGAGGCCATCGAGATGTGCGCGCCGGGGGAGAGCGGAGGGGCCGAGGCTGAGGTTCCCAAAGCGGTGCCGTGGCTAGGTTTCTGGCAGGCGTCGCGGCGGCGGTTGCCCCCCGACGaccccttcttctccgccggcgacATGGAGCGCGAGCTACTCGCCAAGCAC GTTGCTCTGGATCTCTCGGATGATGACCGGTATCAACTTGAGAGGATGGATGTGGCGACTGTGAG CACTGTGTGTTGTCCAATTGCTGGTTGTGGTGTTCATCTAGATTGCTTGGAGGATTTTGAAGACCACTACAGCACTCGGCATACTGCCTCATGCTCTGTATGTTCAAGAGTGTATCCAACTTCAAGGTTGCTGAGTATTCATATTTCTGAGGCACATGATTCCTTTTTTCAAGCAAAAGTTGCTCGTGGTTTTCTGATG TATGAATGTTTGGTGGAGGGTTGCGGGGTGAAGTTGAAGAACTACAAAAGTAGGCAGCAGCATCTTGTTGATAAGCATCAATTTCCCAAGTCATTTGAATTCTTTAAAAGGGCACAACCTTCCCAGCGGCATCGTCAGAAGTATCATCGGAGGCAAACTGTTCACAAGGAAGAAGAGGCAAGGGACTCTTTGATGGATGTTGATGGAAATAGCCCAAGGCAGATGAAATGGAAACATCGACCTAAACAGCACAATCATAAGGAGCCGAAAGAACATGAACTTCAGAAGGAGGCTGAGGAGAATAAGATGGAGGTTGAGCAAAAGATTGACGAGCTTACCTCAGCTGTATCAAAGCTGAGCACTGCCGATTCCACGCCTTCGAGCATAACGTTTGGCCATCGCCGTTCTCGTGGCCTTACCTTTGTCCCAAGGTCTATTAGGCAGAACAAGCAGGTCTCTAATCCAGAAGCAAAATGA